TACTTGGACTCGATCCCTCTGCATGGCAGCTATTCTGCTAACAACGAGGCCTGCATCATGAGTTCTGAACACCCGCATATGTCCAAATCCGGGCGCACCACGCTGCACCGCGACCCCTCGCACGGCAGCCACGATCGCGCTGTCATTCACCGCGTCATCGACCGCGCGCCGTACTGCCACATCTCCTTTGTCGAGGACGGCGAACCGCGCCTGATCCCTTCGCTGCATGCGCGCGACGGAGAGCGGCTCTTTTTCCACGGCTCACGCGCCAGCCGCCTGATGAAGGTGCTCGGCTCCGGGCAGACGGTCTGCTGCGCCTTTACGCTGCTGCACGGCTTTGTGTTGGCTCGCTCGGCCTTCGCGCACAACATGACCTACGCCTGCGCCATCGGGTTTGGTGAGGGACGCCTGCTGGAGGGAGAGGAGCACCTCGCCGCGCTCAAGGCCATCTCCGACCGGATGTTTCCGGGCCGCTGGGAGAGCCTGCGTCCCGTGACCGAGCAGGAGCTCAAGGCTACCGCCGTGGCCGAGGTTGTCCTGCGCGATGCCTCTGCGAAGTTTAACCAGGAGCTGCCTCCCACC
This genomic interval from Ruficoccus sp. ZRK36 contains the following:
- a CDS encoding pyridoxamine 5'-phosphate oxidase family protein, translated to MSSEHPHMSKSGRTTLHRDPSHGSHDRAVIHRVIDRAPYCHISFVEDGEPRLIPSLHARDGERLFFHGSRASRLMKVLGSGQTVCCAFTLLHGFVLARSAFAHNMTYACAIGFGEGRLLEGEEHLAALKAISDRMFPGRWESLRPVTEQELKATAVAEVVLRDASAKFNQELPPTRDIDQPYTPWTGLFPIQTVPAAPIPMADDAGKEPAPTPEQVAPFLWSCGEGDLESFFGPFRGEQGDDN